A section of the Clostridia bacterium genome encodes:
- a CDS encoding FAD-dependent oxidoreductase — MEIFGEYDVVIAGGGTSGVAAAIAAARAGGKTVLIERLGALGGQMNVSGPPGFAYAHLFNARGEQIIAGIVEETHARLLKEGHALPHIRPDFRSHYTFSYVDPDWWGLLMFEMMQENGVDLLLHSLVVDVVKEGSAVKGVIVETPSGRQVVLGKVVIDCTGEGYVCVWAGAPYEQVPKDMLQPHTLAFTVDGVNWDKVMDYIREHPEELEVEHLLTPYLMSQGWTKERMLERIRQCRDITELGEVMGFVSLRNEALAKGEWHGYSGVGFFLIPRDGGHIQAHFQHSSHVPNCDCTDVRDLTYCEVESRRQILIALKFIKKYLPGFENSYLTRVCPEVRIRETRRIMGDYVLTSEDVIEARKFPDVIGKSAFPTGGHHVAGVATITAHLKESEGNATRYPKDGGSHDIPYRCLVPREVENLLVAGKAVSTDRDPYLRFLMQTMVTGQAAGVAAALCARKGITPRALEQDVSELQEILLKQGAILYGTH, encoded by the coding sequence GTGGAAATCTTTGGCGAATACGACGTGGTGATTGCCGGGGGCGGCACCTCGGGGGTAGCCGCGGCCATCGCCGCAGCGCGAGCGGGGGGGAAGACGGTACTGATCGAGCGTCTCGGGGCTCTCGGCGGCCAGATGAACGTTTCCGGGCCCCCGGGCTTCGCCTACGCCCACCTGTTCAACGCCCGCGGCGAGCAGATCATTGCCGGCATCGTCGAGGAAACGCATGCCCGGCTGCTAAAGGAGGGGCATGCGCTTCCCCACATCCGCCCGGACTTCCGCTCGCACTATACCTTCTCCTACGTGGACCCCGACTGGTGGGGCCTGCTGATGTTCGAGATGATGCAGGAGAACGGTGTAGACCTGCTGCTCCATTCCCTCGTGGTCGATGTGGTTAAGGAGGGCAGCGCGGTCAAGGGGGTAATCGTCGAGACCCCGTCCGGCAGACAGGTGGTGCTGGGCAAGGTGGTCATCGACTGCACCGGCGAGGGTTACGTGTGCGTGTGGGCCGGAGCGCCCTACGAACAGGTGCCCAAGGACATGCTGCAGCCGCACACGCTGGCCTTTACGGTCGATGGCGTGAACTGGGACAAGGTTATGGACTACATCAGGGAGCACCCCGAGGAGCTGGAGGTGGAACACCTCCTGACGCCGTACCTGATGTCCCAGGGCTGGACCAAGGAACGGATGCTGGAGCGCATCCGGCAATGCCGGGATATTACGGAGCTCGGCGAAGTGATGGGCTTTGTCTCGCTTCGTAACGAGGCCCTGGCCAAGGGAGAATGGCACGGATACAGCGGTGTGGGCTTCTTCCTCATCCCCAGGGACGGCGGGCACATCCAGGCGCACTTCCAGCACTCCTCGCACGTACCCAACTGCGACTGCACGGACGTGCGCGACCTGACCTACTGCGAGGTCGAGTCCAGGAGGCAAATTCTGATCGCCCTGAAGTTCATCAAGAAATACCTGCCTGGTTTTGAGAATTCCTACCTGACGCGGGTCTGTCCCGAGGTGAGAATCCGGGAAACCAGGAGGATCATGGGAGACTACGTCCTGACCAGCGAGGACGTGATCGAGGCCAGGAAATTCCCGGATGTTATCGGAAAGAGCGCCTTTCCTACCGGGGGGCATCACGTGGCCGGAGTGGCCACAATCACGGCGCACCTGAAGGAGTCCGAGGGGAACGCCACCCGGTATCCCAAGGACGGCGGCTCGCATGACATTCCCTACCGTTGCCTGGTGCCGCGCGAGGTTGAGAATCTGCTGGTGGCCGGCAAGGCGGTGTCGACAGACCGGGATCCGTACCTGAGGTTCCTGATGCAGACCATGGTGACGGGACAGGCGGCAGGGGTGGCGGCGGCGCTGTGTGCCAGGAAGGGCATCACCCCGAGGGCGTTGGAGCAAGATGTATCCGAGTTGCAGGAGATTCTCCTCAAGCAGGGTGCCATCCTGTACGGGACGCACTAG
- a CDS encoding cobalamin-dependent protein (Presence of a B(12) (cobalamin)-binding domain implies dependence on cobalamin itself, in one of its several forms, or in some unusual lineages, dependence on a cobalamin-like analog.) — MRDSLIQAMAELNEDALLAEVRALVEQKVPPLEIIADLQAGITIVGKRFEAGEYFLAELIAAASLFTEVTKMLGMDVDADAGAGKGTFVIGTIYGDIHDIGKNLVVSLMKSNGFRVVDLGVDVPTEKFLAAIREHKPQVVGISGLLTTVYDHMKECIQAIEQAGLRKDLKIIIGGAAVNESVREYVKADAVCLTAQQGVDYCKRLLGVN, encoded by the coding sequence GTGAGGGATAGTCTGATACAGGCGATGGCGGAGCTGAATGAAGATGCGCTGCTCGCGGAAGTGCGGGCCCTGGTGGAGCAGAAGGTACCACCGCTGGAGATCATTGCCGACCTTCAAGCCGGTATAACCATAGTTGGTAAGCGGTTTGAAGCCGGGGAATATTTCTTGGCCGAACTGATTGCCGCGGCCAGCCTGTTTACGGAAGTAACCAAGATGCTGGGAATGGACGTGGATGCCGACGCCGGCGCCGGCAAAGGGACGTTTGTGATCGGGACCATCTACGGGGACATTCACGACATCGGGAAAAACCTCGTCGTCTCCCTCATGAAGAGCAACGGCTTCAGGGTGGTGGACCTGGGCGTGGATGTGCCCACCGAGAAATTCCTGGCGGCAATCAGGGAACACAAGCCGCAGGTGGTGGGCATCTCCGGTCTGCTGACCACGGTATACGACCATATGAAGGAATGCATCCAGGCCATCGAGCAGGCGGGGCTGCGCAAAGACCTGAAGATCATCATCGGCGGCGCGGCGGTCAACGAGTCGGTGCGCGAATACGTCAAGGCAGATGCCGTGTGCCTTACCGCCCAGCAGGGAGTGGACTACTGCAAGCGCCTCTTGGGGGTGAACTGA
- a CDS encoding uroporphyrinogen-III decarboxylase gives MEKTDRPPIVLNAAAFCCKYGGGKLADLVSRVEYGHACIIKGMLRLGDGEVDATELNNEYPPVLGSIFLSRIRVPGRDLPDDEIWQIDEQGLMTEEDYDTIIRHGWGSFLADYYRSRLDGVEREYEHLARHADKLAQMYTDAGIVTLAPIMALPPFGAISGGRGIPRFMRDLHRIPDKVQAVFDVIQHETVETMRQQIRDSRPLAVFIGGAREAGDFLTYKMFDRFAWPYFKELVEAAVAEGAFAYLHLDMCWDRFLDYFKELPKGKCIFSPDGTTDIFKAGQVLKGHMCFMGDVPASMLTLGTPDEVYAYSLRLIEEFADYGLIMSSGCSVPHNAKPENVRAMIAAALGK, from the coding sequence ATGGAAAAGACAGATCGCCCGCCGATTGTTCTCAATGCGGCCGCGTTTTGCTGCAAGTACGGCGGCGGAAAGCTGGCGGACCTGGTTAGCCGGGTTGAATACGGGCATGCCTGTATTATCAAGGGAATGCTGAGGCTGGGTGACGGGGAGGTAGACGCTACCGAGCTCAACAACGAGTACCCCCCCGTTCTGGGCAGTATCTTTCTCTCTCGGATCAGGGTGCCTGGACGGGACCTGCCGGATGACGAGATTTGGCAGATTGACGAACAGGGTCTCATGACCGAGGAGGACTACGATACGATCATCCGGCACGGGTGGGGCTCGTTTCTCGCGGACTATTACCGGAGCAGGCTGGACGGTGTCGAGAGGGAGTACGAGCACCTCGCCCGACATGCCGACAAGCTGGCTCAGATGTACACCGACGCCGGCATTGTGACCCTCGCACCCATCATGGCGCTGCCTCCCTTCGGAGCGATATCCGGCGGGCGCGGCATTCCCCGCTTCATGAGGGACCTGCACCGGATCCCGGACAAGGTGCAGGCCGTCTTCGACGTGATCCAGCATGAAACGGTGGAGACGATGAGGCAACAAATCAGGGATTCCAGACCCCTGGCGGTTTTCATCGGCGGCGCGCGGGAGGCCGGGGATTTCCTAACCTATAAGATGTTTGACCGCTTTGCCTGGCCGTATTTTAAGGAATTGGTGGAGGCTGCCGTCGCGGAGGGGGCGTTTGCCTATCTCCACCTGGATATGTGCTGGGACCGCTTCCTGGACTACTTTAAGGAATTGCCTAAGGGCAAGTGTATCTTCTCTCCGGACGGCACTACGGACATTTTCAAGGCCGGGCAGGTGCTCAAGGGCCACATGTGCTTCATGGGCGACGTCCCCGCCAGCATGCTGACGCTGGGCACGCCGGACGAGGTTTATGCCTACAGCCTGCGGCTGATCGAGGAATTCGCCGATTACGGGCTGATCATGTCCTCGGGCTGCAGCGTACCGCACAACGCCAAACCGGAAAACGTGAGGGCGATGATTGCCGCGGCTCTCGGGAAGTAA
- a CDS encoding iron-containing alcohol dehydrogenase, with protein sequence MKDALGTAAAQEGGEEMDGLRKAFLRGHPILTGEKYKGFGIKQTVYQGSGCINKIPEILAAEGWKRVLLVVDPGVLNAGGAKKCMDLLTAAGVEYQIFSKIEPNPLEVDIEKYGIPMYKEMKADVMIALGGGSTLDSAKGIAMVGDSNMTVREASDKCFEIGPFTPPPWKTYPIIAVPTTAGTGSEVIRNAVITEPNGHKMVPMHDCILPAYAICDPDLLATLPPHVAAATAMDALVQAVEAYVSLAANDFSEMMSLRAVEHIGPHIVPYYHNRAIPEHADHMSKGCMYAGFAWNNSFIAQIHGSNHPVTEILGISHGEACAILFPAFVEFNGQVCKEKFRKVYNLMYPDHPVAKEEFEPEMLVKKLIQLNRDLNILNGKTLADYGCTEEIVDRIVSEFNDRLYCLPRTTTKAQLKQMYMDVMNGKYS encoded by the coding sequence ATGAAGGACGCCTTGGGGACGGCTGCCGCTCAAGAAGGCGGCGAGGAGATGGACGGGCTCAGAAAGGCGTTTTTGAGGGGCCACCCCATTCTAACCGGCGAGAAGTACAAGGGCTTTGGGATCAAGCAGACGGTGTATCAGGGTAGCGGCTGCATCAACAAAATCCCCGAGATTCTGGCCGCAGAAGGTTGGAAAAGAGTACTGCTTGTCGTTGATCCCGGTGTGCTCAACGCCGGAGGCGCCAAGAAGTGTATGGACTTACTGACCGCGGCAGGGGTTGAATATCAGATCTTTTCCAAGATCGAACCCAATCCCCTGGAGGTGGATATTGAGAAGTACGGTATCCCCATGTACAAGGAAATGAAGGCGGACGTGATGATCGCCCTCGGGGGCGGCAGTACCCTGGACAGCGCCAAGGGCATCGCCATGGTTGGTGACAGTAATATGACCGTCAGGGAAGCCAGCGACAAGTGCTTCGAAATAGGGCCGTTTACTCCCCCGCCATGGAAGACATATCCGATCATCGCGGTTCCCACCACCGCCGGGACGGGGAGCGAGGTCATCCGTAATGCCGTAATTACCGAGCCCAACGGTCACAAGATGGTTCCCATGCACGACTGCATTCTTCCTGCCTACGCCATCTGCGACCCCGACCTGCTGGCCACCCTGCCGCCGCACGTTGCGGCAGCTACTGCCATGGACGCACTGGTACAGGCGGTGGAGGCTTACGTGAGCCTTGCCGCCAACGATTTCTCCGAAATGATGAGTTTGCGGGCCGTCGAGCATATAGGACCTCATATCGTTCCCTACTATCACAACCGCGCCATTCCCGAACACGCCGACCACATGAGCAAGGGCTGCATGTATGCCGGTTTCGCCTGGAACAACTCCTTTATCGCGCAGATCCACGGGTCTAACCATCCCGTTACCGAGATCCTGGGTATTTCCCACGGCGAGGCCTGCGCTATTCTTTTCCCGGCGTTTGTCGAGTTCAACGGCCAGGTCTGTAAGGAGAAGTTTCGCAAGGTCTACAACCTGATGTATCCCGATCACCCGGTGGCAAAGGAAGAGTTTGAGCCGGAAATGCTGGTCAAGAAGTTGATCCAGCTCAACCGCGACCTCAACATTCTTAACGGTAAGACGTTGGCCGATTACGGCT